Part of the Ruegeria sp. AD91A genome, GGTGAAGCAAACTCGGCCGGCCTGAACGGCGCACGCTTCTCGGTCATCTACGGTGGTCTGCGTGTTGACGCGGGCAACGTCGCAGGTTCGTTTGACAACCTGGCAAACTACTACGGCAACGAAGTAGGTCTGGAACTGTTCGCTGGTCAGTACTCGGGCGTTAACTATAACTTCCTGGCGTACTCGTCGACCGGTTCGGGTGCGAACGCTGTGTTCTTCCAGTACTCCGTAGGCGACTTCTCGTTTGGCGCATCGTATGACCAAGCACAGGCTACCGTTATCGGAGCTGGTGGTACAACTTCGACCACCGTTGACGCAGACCGCTGGGACATCAGCGCAACCTACACCTTCAACAACATCACCGCTGCTGTGGCCTATGGTCAGACCGACGCGGGTGTTGCCGGTGTAAGCGATCCGAGCCTGACCGTTCTGACCCTGGGTGGCGAATGGGGTGACTTCTCGGGTACTCTGTTTGTCGCGGACGACTCAACTGGGGTTGCAGCGACTGACGGTACTGCATGGGGTCTGTCGGCTGCCTACAACCTGGGCGCTGCAACCACCCTGCTGTTCACCTACGGTGACGGTAACGCCTCTGCTGACCTTCAGCAGGTTGCTATCGGTGCGATCTACGACCTGGGTGGCGGTGTATCGCTGCGCGGTGGTCTGGGTGTAAACGACTGTGACTCTTGCGCAGACTCGACTATGAAGGCTGACTTCGGTGCTCAGTTCAACTTCTAAGCTGATCTGAACCGTAAGGTTTAAGGGCGGGTCTTCGGACTCGCCCTTTTCTTTTGTGCTGGCTTGGTGTTTTTCTGCGCCAAAGACAGATTGAGGGCCCCATGTCGTTGCAAGAGATCACCGCGCGTATCGCCAAAGCCGAAGCCAAAGCACAACGGCAGGCCGGTTCGGTAAAATTGATTGCCGTGTCCAAGGTGCAGCCCAACGAACGGGTTCAGGCTGTTCTTGAACAGGGGCACAGGTGTTTTGGTGAGAACCGGGTGCAGGAGGCGGCCAGCAAATGGCCCGTTTTCAAAGAGCAGTTCGATGCTGTCGATCTGCATCTCATCGGCCCTTTGCAGACCAACAAGGCCAGGCAGGCAATGGAACTGTGTAATGCGATCCATTCTGTCGATCGCCTCAAACTGGCCAAAACCCTGGCGCGGCTGGCGCAAGAGGTGGGATGCTGCCCCGACCTGTTCATTCAAGTCAATACGGGTGAAGAAGCGCAGAAAGCAGGCGTTCTTCCTGCGGATGCGGACGCGTTCATCGCGGAATGCCAGTCTTTGGACCTTCCGGTGCGTGGGTTGATGTGCATCCCGCCGGTCGATGAAGAACCCACACTTCATTTCGCGCTTTTGGCCAAGATCGCCGCACGCAACGGGCTTGAGGGGTTGTCGATGGGTATGAGTGGTGATTTCGAGCAGGCCATCGCCTTGGGCGCGACCCATGTCCGCGTCGGATCGGCCATTTTCGGCGAGCGGCTCAAACCTCTGGGATAATCAGGCGCGTTCCAAGGGAAATTCGCCCTGCAATCCAGTGCAGATGGTCCCGACGGAAGGCAATGCAGCCTTCGGTCGGGTAACCGGGCCTGCGCCATTGGTGCAGAAAAATCGCCGATCCCTTGCCGGGAACCGCATTCGGCCAGTTCCAGTCTGTCAACAGGACCAGATCGTAAAGCGGATCGGCCCGGCGCAGTTTTTCATGACTGAACGCATAAGGGGCAGACACCATGTGATTGTAATGGGTGTCCTCTACGTCATCCGACCATAAGTCCATCGGCCCAATCGGGATCGCCCAGAAGTTGGGTGTGATCAGCCGATCAGGTCGGTAGAGCATTCCAACGATTCGATGGCATCCCGTAGGTGTCGCCCCATCGCCCTCGCGTTTCGTGTTGCTCAATCCGCCTTTGCCAATGGAACAGGCGAAAGCCCTGCCAAGAAAGCGAACGCCACGCGGGGAAAGCACAAGATCGTCTGGGGTCACAGCAAGTGCCCGGATTTCGCGGCTTTCGTGGCCAGGTATCCCCGGTTATGCGCGGTTTCGCCCACTTTCAATGGTACACGTTCGGTTACGGCAATGCCTGCCCGCTCCATCATCGAGATCTTGGCGGGGTTGTTGGTGAGCAGGCGCACCGAATTGAAACCCAGAGATTTCAGGATATCCGATCCAAGTCGGAAATCGCGCTCATCATCTTCAAAGCCGAGCCTGTGGTTGGCTTCTACCGTGTCAAAGCCCTGATCCTGAAGAAAATAGGCTCGCATCTTGTTGGCCAGCCCGATACCGCGCCCTTCTTGGTTCAGGTACAGAAGAACACCTGCCCCTTCGGCCCCCATTTGTGCCAGGGCGCCGCGCAATTGCGGACCGCAGTCGCATTTCAGGCTGCCCATCAGATCGCCCGTGAAACAGGCAGAATGCAACCGGGCCAGAACCGGCTTGTCCCGATCCGGGCGGCCTATTTCGACCGCGTAATGTTCTTCTCCGCCATCTTCGGGGCGGAAAACATGCAGGCGACCGGCCTCGGACACTTCCATCGGAAGGCGGGCGGCGACCACCTCATGCAAGGCGCTGCGGTCCGCAAGATGCGGCGCGGTGCGTGTGTGATCAATGCAGGTCAGGCCATGCGAAGCGGCCAAGGCCCGGCCGTCTTCAACCGGCACGACGACCGCAGCAGGAAGAATGCGAGCCGACTTGGCCAACGCAATTGCTATGCGGTGCAGATTGGCGTTACCGTGGCGCTCGGTCATCAGCGGCCCTTTCATCGGCGCGTTCAGATCGTCCGAGGGATCGGCAACCGCCTGCACCCATGTGATGTCTGCATCAGCGGGAATCGAAACCCGCGCGAGATCACCGTCATAGGCCCGCGCTTTAAGAGTTTCAGCCCGCCGCCCGGTAATGGCCACCACCGGTTCCCCGAGCTTTTTCAGATCAGCCAGGCGCTGTGGGCTGAGTGTTTCCGCAGAGATCGCCACAACGCTAAAGCCTCTGTCATCGGTCAGCACCACAGGAACGCCCATGCGCAGATCGGCCCGGGCCCTGGCCAGAAGTTCGGTGATATCGGGAATGAGACTCATCTATGTTACCCTATAACGCTGAGCCCTTCTCCTAGCTCTTTCGAAAGGAAATGTGAAACATTTCTGCCAACTCTGACACGAAGGCGTGAAACCGTTGCAGCAAATCTTGTTGATTGCATATTCCGCGCGCAAGTGATGGAAAAGCGTTTGGAGGACCGGGAAATGGCTCAACTCAAGAAAATCCTGTTGGTGGACGATGACGAGGATCTGCGCGAGGCGCTCAGCGAGCAACTTGTAATGACCGAGGATTTTGACGTTTTCGAAGCGTCAGACGGCCAGTCCGCAATGGAGCGCGCGCGCGAAGCAATCTATGATCTGGTCATTCTTGATGTTGGTCTGCCCGATACCGATGGGCGGGAACTGTGTCGCCTGATGCGCAAACAGGGTGTCAAAAGCCCGATCCTGATGCTGACCGGTCATGACAGCGATGCCGATACGATCCTTGGCCTGGACGCCGGCGCGAACGATTATGTCTCCAAACCATTCAAATTCCCGGTGTTGTTGGCCCGTATCCGCGCTCAGCTGCGGCAGCACGAACAATCCGAAGACGCGGTATTTGTGCTTGGCCCCTACACCTTTAAGCCAGCGATGAAGATGCTGATCACGGAAGAAGATCGCAAAATCCGTCTGACGGAAAA contains:
- a CDS encoding porin gives rise to the protein MKKVLFASTALIATAGVAAAEVNFSGYGRFGIGYTEDRSETTIVRGPGADGLNGTADDVLASSTAQTDDVILVSRFRLNIDGIAETDGGVRFEGRVRLQADEDASNGEANSAGLNGARFSVIYGGLRVDAGNVAGSFDNLANYYGNEVGLELFAGQYSGVNYNFLAYSSTGSGANAVFFQYSVGDFSFGASYDQAQATVIGAGGTTSTTVDADRWDISATYTFNNITAAVAYGQTDAGVAGVSDPSLTVLTLGGEWGDFSGTLFVADDSTGVAATDGTAWGLSAAYNLGAATTLLFTYGDGNASADLQQVAIGAIYDLGGGVSLRGGLGVNDCDSCADSTMKADFGAQFNF
- a CDS encoding YggS family pyridoxal phosphate-dependent enzyme, with protein sequence MSLQEITARIAKAEAKAQRQAGSVKLIAVSKVQPNERVQAVLEQGHRCFGENRVQEAASKWPVFKEQFDAVDLHLIGPLQTNKARQAMELCNAIHSVDRLKLAKTLARLAQEVGCCPDLFIQVNTGEEAQKAGVLPADADAFIAECQSLDLPVRGLMCIPPVDEEPTLHFALLAKIAARNGLEGLSMGMSGDFEQAIALGATHVRVGSAIFGERLKPLG
- a CDS encoding L,D-transpeptidase → MTPDDLVLSPRGVRFLGRAFACSIGKGGLSNTKREGDGATPTGCHRIVGMLYRPDRLITPNFWAIPIGPMDLWSDDVEDTHYNHMVSAPYAFSHEKLRRADPLYDLVLLTDWNWPNAVPGKGSAIFLHQWRRPGYPTEGCIAFRRDHLHWIAGRISLGTRLIIPEV
- the ribA gene encoding GTP cyclohydrolase II; translation: MSLIPDITELLARARADLRMGVPVVLTDDRGFSVVAISAETLSPQRLADLKKLGEPVVAITGRRAETLKARAYDGDLARVSIPADADITWVQAVADPSDDLNAPMKGPLMTERHGNANLHRIAIALAKSARILPAAVVVPVEDGRALAASHGLTCIDHTRTAPHLADRSALHEVVAARLPMEVSEAGRLHVFRPEDGGEEHYAVEIGRPDRDKPVLARLHSACFTGDLMGSLKCDCGPQLRGALAQMGAEGAGVLLYLNQEGRGIGLANKMRAYFLQDQGFDTVEANHRLGFEDDERDFRLGSDILKSLGFNSVRLLTNNPAKISMMERAGIAVTERVPLKVGETAHNRGYLATKAAKSGHLL
- a CDS encoding response regulator transcription factor; this encodes MAQLKKILLVDDDEDLREALSEQLVMTEDFDVFEASDGQSAMERAREAIYDLVILDVGLPDTDGRELCRLMRKQGVKSPILMLTGHDSDADTILGLDAGANDYVSKPFKFPVLLARIRAQLRQHEQSEDAVFVLGPYTFKPAMKMLITEEDRKIRLTEKETNILKFLYRSTDGVVARDVLLHEVWGYNAGVTTHTLETHIYRLRQKIEPDPSNARLLVTESGGYRLVS